A stretch of Streptococcus chenjunshii DNA encodes these proteins:
- a CDS encoding cyclase family protein — translation MTTLQEALAAFKAAKVVDLTHQIDENSPHFPPLPALSKKDIFTLEDGFYVQQFSVVGQYGTHIDAPIHFVEGGKLLEQIPLEDLLLPLYVIDKSAEVALNPNYELSRQDVLDFEAEHGKIAEGSFVAFRSDWSKRWPSQKLMTNLDGKGAQQSPGWSREAIDFLIHERHIKALGHETLDTDSGKAAAEAGGVLRQEYHLLEEGIFQLEVLAHLDQVPATGSIISIAYPHWKEATGSPVRALAYVPDSGQK, via the coding sequence ATGACAACCTTACAAGAAGCTCTTGCAGCGTTCAAAGCGGCAAAAGTAGTGGATTTGACTCACCAAATTGACGAGAACAGTCCCCATTTTCCTCCCTTGCCAGCTCTTTCCAAAAAGGACATTTTTACTCTGGAAGATGGGTTTTATGTGCAGCAGTTTTCTGTTGTCGGACAGTACGGGACACATATTGATGCTCCGATTCATTTTGTAGAGGGAGGAAAGTTGCTGGAGCAAATTCCTCTAGAAGATCTTCTTTTGCCTCTGTATGTTATCGATAAATCCGCCGAAGTAGCACTTAACCCTAACTATGAGTTAAGCAGGCAGGATGTGCTTGATTTTGAAGCAGAGCACGGTAAAATCGCTGAGGGAAGTTTTGTCGCTTTCCGCAGTGACTGGTCAAAACGCTGGCCATCACAGAAACTGATGACTAATCTTGACGGTAAGGGAGCCCAGCAGTCTCCGGGATGGTCGCGTGAGGCAATTGATTTTTTGATTCATGAACGTCATATCAAAGCATTAGGACATGAGACGCTTGATACGGACAGCGGCAAAGCCGCTGCAGAGGCCGGCGGTGTTTTGCGGCAGGAATATCATTTATTGGAGGAAGGTATTTTTCAGCTGGAAGTATTAGCCCATCTTGATCAAGTGCCGGCAACAGGCAGTATTATTTCGATTGCCTATCCTCACTGGAAAGAAGCGACCGGTTCACCTGTCCGTGCTCTGGCTTATGTTCCAGACTCCGGTCAAAAATAA
- a CDS encoding cation diffusion facilitator family transporter yields the protein MDEHHHRYHFRGQSSSRIFIAFLANFFFAVIEMIFGRIFNSSAILADAVHDFGDAMAIGTSYYFERLSKRRSDYKYTLGYLRFSLLGALMTAVILILGSVFVLIENVQKVFNPEPVNYRGMFILGIIAIIVNVIASRVLNSEASEHESVLSLHFLEDILGWLAVIVVSVILRFTDWYFLDPLLSIMIAVFILSQALPKFIRNISVFLERSPANFDIRQIENEILSIDSVMAINQLNVWSLDGRRNIAMVHLLVAADGNEQLIKDQVHHIFHAYNIVESAVECDHSTFQHLHHSSFKRDKI from the coding sequence ATGGACGAACATCATCACCGCTATCATTTTCGCGGTCAGTCCAGCAGCAGGATATTTATCGCTTTTTTAGCGAATTTTTTCTTTGCTGTTATTGAAATGATTTTTGGCAGAATTTTTAATTCCAGCGCAATTTTAGCTGATGCAGTTCACGATTTTGGCGATGCGATGGCAATTGGCACCTCTTATTATTTTGAACGGCTGTCCAAACGCAGAAGCGATTATAAATACACATTGGGATATTTGCGCTTCAGCCTTCTGGGGGCCCTAATGACGGCTGTTATTTTGATTTTAGGTTCTGTTTTTGTACTTATAGAAAACGTCCAAAAGGTTTTTAATCCTGAACCTGTCAATTATCGAGGAATGTTTATCCTTGGGATTATTGCTATCATTGTGAATGTTATCGCTAGTCGTGTATTAAACAGTGAGGCTTCTGAGCATGAGTCAGTTTTGAGCCTGCATTTTTTGGAAGATATCTTAGGCTGGCTTGCCGTTATTGTCGTTTCTGTTATCTTACGCTTTACGGACTGGTATTTTCTTGATCCTCTGCTGTCTATTATGATTGCTGTTTTTATTTTAAGTCAGGCTTTGCCAAAATTTATCAGAAATATCTCGGTCTTTTTGGAACGTTCTCCGGCAAATTTCGATATTAGACAAATTGAAAATGAGATTCTCAGTATAGATTCTGTGATGGCTATCAACCAGCTGAATGTCTGGTCCTTAGACGGTCGACGAAATATTGCTATGGTGCATTTGCTGGTTGCAGCAGACGGCAATGAGCAGCTGATTAAAGATCAAGTTCATCACATTTTTCATGCTTACAATATCGTTGAATCCGCTGTTGAGTGTGACCATTCTACTTTCCAGCATCTGCATCACAGTTCTTTTAAAAGAGATAAAATTTAG